The window CTGGGGGTGTCGGTGAGCCTGGAATCCATCCGGGAACAGGCAGAGAAGGCGAAGCAGGTCCCGTCGGCGCTGAATGCGTTTCTGCGCTATCGGATGAACGTGTGGACCGAGGCCCATTCGCAGTGGCTTGATATGGATACCTGGGATTCCTGCGCGATGGGCCCTGACGCAGACGAACTCGAAGGACGCGAGTGTGGTTGGCATGGGCTTCGCCTCGATGGCCGCCCCGACCCTGGCGTTTGAAGGTTTGGTGCTCGGGAAAAAGATCCGGCACGGCGGCAATCCGGTCCTGCGGTGGAATCTGGCGAACGTTGCCATCAGGACCGATCCGGCCGGCAACAAGAAACCGGACAAAGCAAAGAGCACGGAACGCATCGACGGCGTCGTGGCGCTCCTGCTGGCGCTTTCACGGGCAATCGTAAGGCCCGAGCAATCTGATTTTATTTATGAAAAACGCGGCCCGATTTTCTTGGATGCGCCGCGGCGACTGTTCTAACAACCAGGCCCTTTACGCGAAAAAGGTCAAGGCGGTTGCCGAAGCGGCGCTGAAGCTTGCCGAATGTGCGCAGCAGGAACGCGAGTTCAGGGAATCGCTCACGGACGCGGGCGTGATGCTGATCTTTGAGACCCTGCCCTTTAACTGGGTCGGCTACACGAGGGAGCGGTACGGAAACGCGAACATCTACAACCGGCAAGCGAAGAAGGCCGGGTGCCTGTAAAACCGATATCGAGAGGAGACAAACATGGCCAGACACGTTATTAGGGTGGACGGCGGCCGCGAATATCTGCCAAAGGAATATCGCGGAGAACCGCGGGATTATTACGCATCCAAGATTCGGCAACTGCGCGCGCGGCAACGCTCCGGCTCGCTTCAAACACCGCGGCAGTCCCTGCGCGCGCTCGAGATGGACCTGCGCATGGACATGGAGCTTGCAGGAATTCGCCCAAAGCTGCACCGCTTGTCCAACAAGAGCAGTAACGGCGGCGACTTAAAAAGGAATTGGGTTACCGGCAAGAATCTCCCCCCGATGCGCTTTGCTCCGCGCGTGGGAAATCGACACTCCCAAACTCTCGAACACCAAATGGCAGCCCGGGCAAATGTGCCCGGAGGAAGGGCGCAGTGTTCGCTCCAGCTGAGATCCGGTTGGAGCCCTGCGCCCTGTGTTCATCGGGGCAATGTTTAACATGGACCGACCGGAGACCTCGGGAGTTTAACCGCAGACGTGCGTCCAGCCGGCCCGATAGAATTTGCATCGGCTGCTTGCGTGAAAATCAGACGGAACAAGGGCAGACAGGAAGTGACGATGGCTCGCAAAGGTGACGGTATTTACAAGCGCGGCAAAGCCTGGTGGCTGGAGTTCCGGCACCAGGGCACGCGGTTCCAGCTTTCCCTTGGACGGAACATCCCAAGAAGCGTCGCCGCCGAGATCGCGATCGCCAAGCGCTCCGCGGTGCTGAGAGGGGAAATCGGCATTAGGCAAAAGCGTCTCGATATGACGTTCGAGGACTCAAAGAAGGCCTTCCTGGAATGGTCAAGGCGAACAAACGAGCCAAGACCTACCGCTCCTATTCTCGGTCCCTCGGGCAGATGGACAAGAGTTTCGGGGGGAAGCAGCTGAGCCAGATCCACCCCTTCCTGGTCGAGAAACACAAACAGAAGCGTGTCGCCGAGAATGCCCGTGTTGCGGCGAACCGGGAGATCACCTGTCTGAAGACTCTCTACAACCGTTTGATGGATTGGAAAAAATGCGAGGGGGAAAATCCGGCCCGACGGGTAAAGAAGTTTGAGGCGCCTGAGGGCAAGGTTCGATTTCTGACACCGGACAAGGAGAGCCGGCTGCTTGCGGCCGCGAAGGAACCACTGCGTACCATCATCCTGGTCGGCATCTACACCGGCCTTCGCATCCTGGCCGAAGCGCTCACGCTTCGGTGGGAGAACGTCGACCTGGCGAGAGGTTTTCTGACGGTGGAAGCAGCCTATGC is drawn from Terriglobia bacterium and contains these coding sequences:
- a CDS encoding phage terminase family protein; protein product: MQGIKVKACDFFHFTPPPVAASTYETFFPYIASLDEGDDPMDETVFVKANANLGVSVSLESIREQAEKAKQVPSALNAFLRYRMNVWTEAHSQWLDMDTWDSCAMGPDADELEGRECGWHGLRLDGRPDPGV
- a CDS encoding site-specific integrase, with translation MVKANKRAKTYRSYSRSLGQMDKSFGGKQLSQIHPFLVEKHKQKRVAENARVAANREITCLKTLYNRLMDWKKCEGENPARRVKKFEAPEGKVRFLTPDKESRLLAAAKEPLRTIILVGIYTGLRILAEALTLRWENVDLARGFLTVEAAYAKGKQTDTLPINRILVEALALLKETATNEWVFVNRLGQPYKAIRTAFENACRHAKLADVTPHTLRHTFASRLGMQGAGDRTLQALGRWKEPKMIRRYVHLSQEHLREAVEKLAENSPTIFTTPAREAEQAVAAKLSSAS